One Acidobacteriota bacterium genomic window carries:
- the glgP gene encoding alpha-glucan family phosphorylase, protein MTHEPIASRPIADVEIPLQFSRLLDIAYNLWWTWTPAARHLFRSIDSWSWDRYRNPIEVLIEVDPQHWHRLQNDEGFVRAYRQLVDRFDEYLYPQDPTWFQRQFPDHDGSPVAYFSTEFGWHECLQVYSGGLGILSGDHSKSASDLGLPFVGVGLMYRLGYFRQTIDPDGQQQHFYPDHDLHRVPLQHLVDENGEERVLWIPLPGRRVYFRVWKAAVGRVPVLLLDTDLPQNDPADRPITSVLYVSGREMRLCQEWVLGLGGVRVFEALGIQPSVWHMNEGHSALLSLERVNQLMQKGQSYDAALKTVAESALFTTHTPVPAGHESFSRSLVERLLDAWSGDAENRPSWVDLGVQDNGSAEEFNMTVLALRTSRQVNGVSELHGRVAGEMWNGLQEAEGRKTIESVTNGVHLPTWLGEDIGNLLRRRLGPDFEQRILDPGFEEAVMALDDRELWDAHQRQKQVLIDRTRQLGLRQLARHGRSPEDLRLHNSRLDNSHLLIGFARRFATYKRADLILRDVERLKTIIQNEDRPVQFLFAGKAHPADRPGQDLIRSIWNASQDPVYRNRLMFLESYDMRLGRRLVQGVDVWLNNPRRPLEASGTSGMKAAMNGGLNCSVLDGWWCEGYSPEVGWIIGEESDGADNDGRDQGDADDLYRLLEDDLVTLYYTRDDDGLPRQWIQRMKAAIARLSPRFSTQRMVAEYAQRFYFPTR, encoded by the coding sequence ATGACCCACGAGCCGATCGCCTCTCGCCCGATTGCGGACGTCGAGATTCCCCTTCAGTTCAGCCGCCTACTCGACATTGCCTACAACCTCTGGTGGACATGGACCCCTGCGGCGCGTCACCTCTTCCGCTCGATCGACAGCTGGAGTTGGGATCGCTATCGCAATCCGATCGAGGTTCTGATCGAGGTCGACCCGCAACACTGGCACAGACTCCAGAACGACGAGGGGTTCGTTCGAGCGTACAGACAACTCGTCGATCGTTTTGACGAGTACCTCTACCCCCAGGATCCGACCTGGTTTCAGCGCCAGTTCCCCGATCATGACGGCAGCCCCGTCGCCTACTTTTCAACCGAATTCGGCTGGCACGAGTGCCTCCAGGTCTATTCGGGCGGATTGGGAATCCTCTCGGGAGATCACTCCAAGTCGGCCAGCGACCTGGGGCTACCGTTCGTCGGCGTCGGCTTGATGTACCGTCTCGGATACTTCCGCCAGACCATCGACCCGGACGGACAGCAGCAACACTTCTACCCGGATCATGACCTCCATCGCGTCCCTCTCCAGCACCTGGTCGACGAGAACGGTGAGGAGCGGGTGCTGTGGATTCCCCTCCCCGGGCGGCGGGTCTACTTCCGGGTCTGGAAGGCGGCGGTGGGTCGCGTTCCCGTGCTCCTGCTCGATACGGACCTCCCTCAGAACGATCCGGCCGATCGCCCCATCACCTCCGTCCTTTACGTCAGCGGGCGTGAGATGCGCCTCTGTCAGGAGTGGGTGCTGGGTCTCGGCGGCGTCCGGGTATTCGAGGCTCTGGGGATCCAACCCTCGGTCTGGCACATGAACGAAGGACACTCCGCCCTTCTGTCTCTTGAGCGTGTCAATCAACTCATGCAGAAGGGGCAGTCCTACGACGCGGCGCTCAAGACGGTCGCCGAGAGCGCGCTGTTCACGACCCACACCCCCGTGCCGGCAGGACACGAGAGTTTCTCGCGCTCGCTGGTTGAGCGCCTTCTCGACGCCTGGAGCGGAGACGCCGAGAACCGCCCGAGTTGGGTCGACCTTGGCGTACAGGACAACGGCTCAGCAGAGGAATTCAACATGACCGTGCTTGCGTTGCGGACGAGTCGTCAGGTCAACGGAGTCAGCGAGCTCCACGGTCGAGTCGCCGGTGAGATGTGGAACGGACTGCAGGAAGCGGAAGGACGAAAGACCATCGAGTCGGTCACCAACGGCGTTCACCTACCCACCTGGTTGGGTGAGGACATCGGCAATCTCTTGAGACGCAGACTCGGTCCGGACTTCGAGCAGCGGATCCTTGACCCCGGGTTCGAGGAAGCGGTCATGGCACTGGACGATCGGGAGTTGTGGGACGCACACCAGCGCCAGAAACAGGTTCTGATCGATAGGACGAGGCAGCTTGGATTACGTCAACTTGCGCGTCACGGGCGATCTCCCGAGGATCTTCGCCTGCACAATTCACGACTGGACAATTCGCACCTCTTGATCGGGTTCGCACGACGGTTTGCAACCTACAAGAGGGCCGACCTGATCCTCAGAGATGTTGAGCGGCTCAAGACGATCATTCAGAACGAAGATCGCCCGGTGCAGTTCCTCTTTGCCGGCAAGGCCCACCCCGCGGATCGTCCCGGACAGGATCTGATTCGGTCGATCTGGAATGCGTCACAGGACCCGGTCTACCGCAATCGATTGATGTTCCTCGAGAGCTATGACATGCGTCTCGGTCGGCGTCTTGTTCAGGGCGTCGATGTCTGGCTCAACAACCCCCGCCGACCCCTCGAGGCGAGTGGGACCAGCGGAATGAAGGCCGCCATGAACGGGGGACTCAACTGCTCCGTCCTCGATGGCTGGTGGTGCGAGGGCTACTCGCCCGAGGTCGGCTGGATTATCGGTGAAGAATCGGATGGCGCCGACAACGACGGCCGAGATCAGGGCGATGCAGACGACCTCTACCGGCTCCTCGAGGATGACCTCGTCACGCTCTACTACACGCGAGACGACGACGGCCTCCCGCGCCAGTGGATCCAGCGCATGAAGGCCGCCATCGCCCGCCTTTCGCCACGCTTCAGCACGCAGCGGATGGTCGCAGAGTACGCCCAGCGGTTCTATTTTCCGACGCGGTAG
- a CDS encoding 3'-5' exonuclease: MSRLKLDRPLIYFDLETTGTNVMRDRIVEIAAKKVMPDGSDEIRSRRVNPECPIPAGASAVHGIYDADVADEPTFRQLAQGLFEFFLGCDLGGFNIVRFDVPILEREFRDCGFDLAVSERRQIDAMRIFHRQEPRDLTAAVRFYLDDDHAGAHAAEADVVATHRVVEAQLEKYADLPGDVASLDTWIRGGRADAVDRSGKFVWKEGEAAFGFGKHQGKSLRDVAASASGYLDWILQSDFPEDAKEIVRGARTGKFPTQSR, translated from the coding sequence GTGAGCCGACTGAAACTGGATCGACCGCTGATCTACTTTGATCTCGAAACGACCGGGACCAACGTGATGCGCGATCGGATCGTCGAGATCGCCGCCAAGAAGGTGATGCCCGACGGGTCCGACGAAATCCGCTCGAGGCGGGTCAATCCAGAGTGCCCGATTCCGGCCGGGGCCAGCGCGGTCCACGGAATCTACGATGCCGATGTGGCTGACGAGCCGACTTTCCGGCAGCTGGCTCAGGGGCTCTTCGAATTCTTCCTGGGTTGCGACCTGGGGGGATTCAATATCGTTCGATTCGACGTGCCGATTCTCGAGCGTGAATTCCGCGACTGTGGTTTCGATCTGGCCGTCTCGGAGCGTCGGCAGATCGATGCGATGCGGATCTTCCACCGGCAGGAACCTCGCGACCTCACGGCCGCGGTCCGGTTCTATCTTGACGACGATCATGCGGGTGCCCACGCGGCCGAGGCCGATGTCGTCGCGACCCATCGGGTCGTCGAAGCCCAGCTCGAGAAGTACGCGGATCTCCCCGGCGATGTCGCCAGCCTCGACACGTGGATACGCGGAGGGCGGGCCGACGCCGTCGACCGGAGCGGGAAGTTCGTCTGGAAGGAGGGCGAAGCCGCTTTCGGTTTCGGTAAGCACCAGGGAAAGAGCCTGCGGGACGTTGCGGCGTCCGCGTCGGGATACCTGGATTGGATCCTGCAGTCCGACTTTCCGGAAGATGCCAAGGAGATCGTCCGCGGCGCCCGAACCGGAAAGTTTCCAACCCAATCTCGCTAG